TGTCCAAGGACAGGGAGATAAGCCTTTGCGAGGGGGTTTCGCAGATGCTCCTGGCGCTCGATTCGAAGTGCAGCATGGCTATAGTCTCCTCCAACTCAAGCGAGACGATACGCGACGTCCTGGGCAGGCTGGGCATCCTCCAGCATTTCTCCACCATATCCGGCGGCGACGAGGAGATGGGCAAGGTCGAGCGGATGCGCAAGTGTATGTCGGGCCACGGCGTCACGGAGGATAGCACGATCTACATAGGCGACACTGTTGGGGACATGAAGGAGGCCCGCGAGGCAGGGGTTACGCCGATAGCCGTCGCCTGGGGTCTGCATCCGGCGGCGAGGCTGGCGGGCGCTCAACCCGAGCTTATCATCATGGAGCCTTCTGAGCTGGTGGATTATGTGGGCGCTCTGTCCAGAGCGAAATCAGAGGCAGAAGCTCCCCTTTGAGCACCACGTCGTTTCCCTCCACCGAGATACCGAGTCCCTTCACCACGGCCGCCAGCCCCGTCTCCCCCTCGGGCTTCTGTTGGATCATCACGAGCGAGCGCAGGCCGTCGAGGAACATGAGCACGCCCTGTGCGCCTGCGGGGTCTTTGCATGGTATGGTGGCCGAAATCTGTATCCCGTCGGCGCTCCTTATGTAGGCGGCGTCCGGGAGATATATCTCTTTCGGCGCGGAACTCTTCATCCTCTCGCCGATCGCCACGTATCCGGAGAGCACGTCGTCGATTTCAAAGGATTTGTCGACGCCCTTATCCTCCGGTTT
This portion of the bacterium genome encodes:
- a CDS encoding HAD-IA family hydrolase produces the protein SKDREISLCEGVSQMLLALDSKCSMAIVSSNSSETIRDVLGRLGILQHFSTISGGDEEMGKVERMRKCMSGHGVTEDSTIYIGDTVGDMKEAREAGVTPIAVAWGLHPAARLAGAQPELIIMEPSELVDYVGALSRAKSEAEAPL